The following proteins come from a genomic window of Megalobrama amblycephala isolate DHTTF-2021 linkage group LG1, ASM1881202v1, whole genome shotgun sequence:
- the si:ch211-256m1.8 gene encoding uncharacterized protein si:ch211-256m1.8, with translation MHAMSHPEAAPEQDSCTICGLSSLHRQTWHSVRMDILKAGGEAAVSLEMMESAILAVSLEDRPAPADLAEILNTVRLGEKDGRCLRYYDKVVNLVVFKDGQAGMLFEHCALDGMVAGLVVERLWQLSESENIEIINTQTNGLGTSSNAGTLLPKPLKVPLKGITVPNQSVPSLLQASQSVMTFEISSYPDVFTTLRGHRGLYDAWINFTLQLSLRQTLGDTATSLIMVTPTHMRHFKHGRCDPTYSTTMRSHQLVTALASCIGPDNVPQYTNELFHLFHLAFLEHKNLIKATKLGLGVGPHLAALRRSMSQDNPLKKFLEPFGCPSIYLTGSDLMEGVECAVGNVYATDQLAVTYLGRKDKVRLVLNGKGTFANVLGNLKGRLEFNLKLVMLLALRYAIAGQMGAIECLLQDNEEKLVNGSSADDAVSAVEQKGHNKTMKPDFTLVIHGGAGEEMMLNQKVIGAIEFALQTALTLGAKVLFHGGSSLDAVQRSVVALEDCFLFNAGKGSVYNRDGEHEMEATIVDGHGKNSGSVACLRRVKNPIKAARCVMEKSVHSLLIGEGAEEFVDSLGEKETTLKSEYFDTDIRYKELLMKLGYSKNNHPQTVGAVALDKWGKLAAATSTGGLVGKWKGRVGDTAIVGAGIYADEILAVTCSGDGDAFLRQTVAHKVASLYNLKGYSLRQACREVIHNDLEEKCAGIIAVDHHGEAVIETNAGVMFVGSLVNGIPRIEVLRPKKEFMNVIWETDEFVAQLQPNPWTPGATVLTRKTINGPSSIFQLVLPDYIAMMQGAQTVANLLCEKLGVHRCALVSMPELDKPAYIKVLPLHDLEPKWKPQLAEEMEFNPYDPGYCSSKSGPRCEDTILDQVQAKIRSRLPTPNAPSCFDFHGDPSDTGLFPRIIRGEEQQWRVWEDNEHVAFLTPFPNTPGLTVLVPRKPLTSDIFRLNESDYTALLVATRKVAHLVQEGMNGHGVALIFEGFEFDYAHAKLIPLVPQPNAPKHPVVASQFCPTYTGYVTSIDGPPANKEDLTEIHTKITRTTPPQSWEDPQTHAALAIKSKWYRNLFQIQNTLFHSTVEYFNKKCKYAYALTPITTDTISSPMGLGSDSEPVFVNMLGQDVYLADSMQFVLEYYMRFHDGLPGAYYVSPSFRGEDPDATHLNQFYHVECELLGDMDVAMSVAEGYVAHLTQAMVKEHSDIILNTAGTLSHAKELLKNLEKPLPRVPLDQAISIMPSSDCLEWVQEGQPQFGRKLTRKGEKVLIKKYGGAVWLTEMDHLGVPFYQAYIEGSGRSKAKAADLLLGLGETVGLGERHSTPEMVREALQHHAVPEDSYKWYINMRQVIPLLTSGWGMGTERYLCWLLQHNDVRDMQIIPRLKAKKFMP, from the exons ATGCATGCAATGAGTCACCCAGAAGCGGCCCCAGAACAAGACTCCTGCACTATATGTGGTCTGTCTTCTCTTCATCGCCAAACCTGGCATTCTGTGAGAATGGATATCTTAAAGGCAGGGGGTGAAGCAGCAGTTTCACTTGAAATGATGGAGAGTGCCATTCTGGCTGTTTCCCTGGAAGACCGCCCAGCTCCAGCTGATCTTGCAGAAATACTTAATACAGTCCGACTAGGGGAGAAAGATGGCAGATGTTTGAGATACTATGATAag GTGGTGAACTTGGTGGTTTTTAAAGATGGCCAAGCAGGCATGTTGTTTGAGCATTGTGCCCTAGATGGAATGGTAGCTGGACTTGTCGTTGAACGTCTGTGGCAGCTCTCGGAATCTGAAAACATAGAAATAATAAACACCCAAACCAATGGGTTAGGTACATCCTCAAATGCTGGTACTCTTCTCCCTAAACCTCTGAAAGTGCCATTGAAAGGCATTACTGTGCCGAATCAGTCTGTTCCTAGTCTTCTACAAGCTAGCCAGTCCGTCATGACTTTTGAAATTTCATCTTACCCAGATGTGTTCACCACCTTAAGGGGTCACAGAGGTCTATATGATGCATGGATTAATTTCACTTTGCAGCTGTCCTTGAGGCAAACACTTGGGGATACAGCTACTAGCCTTATCATGGTTACACCTACTCACATGCGTCACTTCAAACACGGCCGCTGTGATCCCACATACTCCACAACTATGAGATCTCACCAGCTTGTTACAGCACTGGCATCCTGCATTGGCCCCGACAATGTTCCCCAGTACACAAATGAGCTTTTCCATCTCTTTCACCTTGCCTTTTTAGAGCATAAAAACCTCATCAAAGCTACAAAACTTGGCCTTGGAGTGGGGCCTCATCTGGCAGCCCTGCGCAGATCTATGTCTCAAGATAACCCACTCAAGAAGTTTCTTGAACCTTTTGGATGCCCTTCGATTTACTTGACAGGATCAGATCTAATGGAGGGAGTTGAGTGTGCTGTAGGTAACGTCTATGCTACAGACCAGCTGGCCGTCACGTATCTAGGCAGGAAAGACAAAGTACGTCTAGTCCTGAATGGGAAGGGTACTTTTGCCAATGTCCTGGGAAATCTCAAAGGAAGACTTGAGTTCAATCTAAAACTAGTAATGCTTCTGGCACTAAGGTATGCCATTGCAGGGCAGATGGGAGCCATTGAATGTCTCCTGCAAGACAATGAAGAAAAACTAGTAAATGGATCTTCAGCGGATGATGCAGTCAGTGCTGTGGAGCAAAAAGGACACAACAAAACCATGAAGCCAGATTTCACTTTAGTGATCCACGGTGGGGCAGGAGAGGAAATGATGTTAAATCAGAAGGTGATTGGGGCCATCGAATTTGCCCTTCAAACAGCTCTAACTCTTGGAGCAAAAGTGCTTTTTCATGGAGGTAGTAGTCTGGATGCAGTACAAAGAAGCGTAGTTGCGTTGGAGGACTGTTTCTTGTTTAATGCTGGTAAGGGATCAGTATATAACCGAGATGGGGAGCATGAAATGGAAGCCACCATTGTGGATGGACATGGGAAGAACTCTGGATCTGTGGCTTGCCTGCGAAGAGTGAAAAACCCAATAAAAGCAGCCCGCTGTGTTATGGAAAAGAGTGTGCACTCGTTGCTGATTGGAGAAGGTGCTGAAGAGTTTGTAGACAGTCTTGGAGAGAAAGAAACAACATTGAAATCTGAGTACTTTGACACCGACATAAGATACAAGGAGTTGCTTATGAAGTTAGGTTATAGCAAGAATAACCATCCTCAAACTGTAGGTGCAGTTGCGCTGGATAAGTGGGGTAAGTTAGCAGCAGCCACATCCACCGGAGGTTTAGTTGGCAAGTGGAAAGGCAGAGTCGGTGACACTGCTATAGTTGGGGCTGGAATTTATGCTGATGAGATACTTGCCGTGACATGCTCTGGTGATGGTGATGCCTTCTTAcgccaaacagttgctcacaaAGTAGCCAGCTTATACAACCTCAAAGGTTACAGTCTCAGACAGGCTTGTCGAGAAGTTATCCACAACGACCTGGAAGAAAAGTGTGCAGGAATTATTGCTGTAGACCATCACGGTGAAGCCGTTATTGAAACCAATGCTGGGGTCATGTTTGTTGGTTCACTGGTCAATGGCATTCCTCGAATTGAGGTTTTAAGACCTAAGAAGGAGTTTATGAATGTGATTTGGGAGACTGATGAATTCGTAGCTCAACTACAGCCTAATCCTTGGACCCCAGGAGCCACTGTTCTCACTCGGAAGACTATTAATGGACCGAGTAGCATCTTTCAGTTAGTGTTACCTGACTACATAGCGATGATGCAGGGGGCACAGACTGTTGCCAATCTCCTTTGCGAGAAACTTGGTGTGCATCGTTGTGCCCTTGTGTCCATGCCAGAACTTGACAAGCCAGCTTACATCAAAGTCTTGCCTCTCCATGACCTAGAACCAAAATGGAAACCTCAATTAGCTGAGGAAATGGAGTTCAATCCTTATGACCCTGGATACTGTAGCTCCAAAAGTGGTCCACGATGTGAAGATACCATTCTTGACCAGGTGCAGGCAAAGATTCGCTCTCGACTCCCGACACCCAATGCCCCTTCTTGCTTTGACTTTCACGGGGATCCTTCTGATACCGGCCTTTTCCCTCGCATTATCCGTGGTGAAGAGCAACAGTGGCGTGTCTGGGAAGATAATGAACATGTAGCCTTCCTTACTCCTTTTCCAAATACACCAGGCCTTACAGTTCTAGTGCCAAGAAAACCTCTTACCAGTGACATCTTCCGTCTGAATGAGAGTGACTATACAGCCCTACTTGTGGCAACACGAAAAGTTGCTCATCTTGTGCAAGAAGGAATGAATGGCCATGGTGTAGCTCTCATATTTGAAGGGTTTGAATTTGATTATGCCCATGCCAAACTGATTCCATTAGTTCCTCAACCTAATGCCCCCAAACACCCTGTCGTGGCTTCTCAGTTCTGCCCAACTTACACAGGATATGTAACATCCATAGATGGTCCTCCAGCTAACAAAGAGGACCTTACAGAGATCCACACCAAGATAACAAGGACTACTCCACCTCAGTCCTGGGAAGACCCCCAAACTCATGCTGCATTAGCCATCAAGAGCAAATGGTATCGCAATCTCTTTCAAATCCAAAACACCCTATTTCACAGCACAGTTGAGTACTTCAACAAGAAATGCAAGTATGCTTATGCACTGACACCTATCACAACTGACACAATTTCCTCTCCAATGGGTCTGGGGTCAGATTCTGAGCCTGTGTTTGTCAACATGTTGGGCCAAGATGTATATCTGGCAGACTCTATGCAGTTTGTTTTAGAGTACTATATGAGGTTTCATGATGGTCTTCCTGGTGCTTACTACGTGTCCCCCAGTTTCAGAGGGGAAGATCCAGACGCTACACATCTCAACCAGTTCTACCATGTGGAATGCGAGCTTCTGGGTGACATGGATGTTGCCATGAGTGTAGCTGAAGGCTATGTTGCCCATTTGACTCAGGCAATGGTAAAGGAACATTCTGACATTATCTTAAACACAGCTGGAACACTATCTCATGCCAAAGAACTACTGAAGAACTTAGAAAAACCTCTTCCAAGAGTACCCTTGGATCAAGCCATTAGCATTATGCCATCCTCTGATTGCCTTGAGTGGGTTCAGGAGGGACAACCACAGTTTGGCAGGAAGCTAACACGAAAGGGAGAAAAAGTCCTAATTAAAAAGTATGGAGGAGCTGTTTGGCTGACAGAAATGGACCATCTTGGAGTGCCCTTCTACCAAGCATATATTGAAGGTTCAGGGAGGAGCAAAGCCAAGGCAGCTGACCTTCTCTTGGGGTTAGGAGAGACAGTAGGGCTTGGGGAACGTCACTCTACACCTGAAATGGTACGAGAGGCCTTACAACACCATGCCGTACCAGAGGACTCATACAAATGGTACATCAACATGCGTCAAGTCATCCCACTTCTAACGAGTGGATGGGGTATGGGCACAGAGAGATACCTGTGCTGGCTTCTGCAGCACAATGATGTCAGGGACATGCAAATCATACCCAGACTGAAAGCCAAAAAGTTTATGCCATAA